GGCCTCATGCTTGGGGACCAATTATTTTGTTTGATCTGCAGTGTCTAATATATGATTAAACTTTTTTCAGAGTTTTTCTTTTTCACCAGATTTCGCTTTCTATAACCATTTATAATGGCAATGATCACAAAACACAAGAGCATCAAACAAAGGGATAATAATTTTATCACAACAAAAGGTTTACATTTGATTAATTTATATTACAGTTCAAATGTTGATTACTATCTAAGCAAGGTGAAACACTTcattttaaaaagaagaaaaccctggatttttttttttcatcagtAATTCATTTTGACCATTTGAGAAGATTGAGATGGTGCTGCAGATGGCCATAGCTGAGCACTCTTCACCGTCGACACGCTTGCTAACACGCTTGAGGGAGTCACGTCACCAATGACTGTCACTTTCTTTGTCGGTAAATCTATACTAAATGATTTCACTCCTGCACAAATTGTGCAAAAAACCATGGCTTACTGCAATTTCTTTAGGGCTTTATGCCCATTTTTGGCTTACAAAAAGGATGCCAAGAAAGAAAACCAAggttcctttaaaaaaaaaaaacagtaattCTCACCTTCCATTTTGGAGatatgttttcttaattttcctTCACATCCTTTGCAATGGATTGCCACCCTCAAAACCACCACCTGTTATTTCATATACAACAGGAAATCGGATACCAATGCTAAAAGTCTTGGTATAGTGATTTAAAACAGGAGACATGGTCCGACAACCTTAAGtgcaaatgaaaaagaaagagattaaAGACCAAACCTTGTCGCAAGACCGAGCAGATGAAGAAGACTTTAAAGCAGAAGAATTGTTGTTGTCGTCGGAGCTTACATGCAGCTTAGGTTTTGAAGGCTGAGAAGGAACCAATGCTGAGACAGTAGGATCAGACTCTGATAACCAATCAATAAAGGGTCTATCACTTAGAAGATATGTAGATGAAGCAGGAGAGCTTTTTAGATCATGAATATCTGCTGAGCTTTTTCGACGTACGTCACTTGGCTTAACACCGTTCTTGCTACTCTTTTCATGGTATGGCCTAGGGATTATAGGCAATTGTGATGAACAAGGTGCATAAGGCTTTGAATTTTGGCGATCAATACGCCTATGACCATGGCGGACCATGGAGCGATGGTCCACGCTAGAGCAGATGGCTGTTGAAGCTTGAGAAGCGCAAAAAAGATCCATTCCTTTCATGTTTGGATAACTGAGGGGAGGGAGAATAAAGTATCGCTTAAGTTGAATATATGCTATAGTATGGGTGAAGAAATAAGAGGTAGGAAGAAAGGATCTTCATAATAAGGCCAACTAATATGGTTTTAAAGTAGCTAGCTAGGTGGGTGAGGGAGACATGCACAGAAAAAGGgggataaaaagaaaaggaattaaGCAGCTAGCTAGGCCCCATTGTTGAAGTGTTGATTAATCAATTCCTTggaaaatatttgattaaattctgGACCTTTAAAGATGTGATTAGTTTTAGGTACAAAATTTTTCT
The sequence above is drawn from the Gossypium hirsutum isolate 1008001.06 chromosome A05, Gossypium_hirsutum_v2.1, whole genome shotgun sequence genome and encodes:
- the LOC107959079 gene encoding protein SODIUM POTASSIUM ROOT DEFECTIVE 3 codes for the protein MKGMDLFCASQASTAICSSVDHRSMVRHGHRRIDRQNSKPYAPCSSQLPIIPRPYHEKSSKNGVKPSDVRRKSSADIHDLKSSPASSTYLLSDRPFIDWLSESDPTVSALVPSQPSKPKLHVSSDDNNNSSALKSSSSARSCDKVVVLRVAIHCKGCEGKLRKHISKMEGVKSFSIDLPTKKVTVIGDVTPSSVLASVSTVKSAQLWPSAAPSQSSQMVKMNY